Proteins from one Bradyrhizobium amphicarpaeae genomic window:
- a CDS encoding RidA family protein gives MPIQHFAPPPHVKSPPLSFATRVGDLLFVSGIPGFDANGALPESFEAQFANVVVNIKRVLDEAGATTRDLAKVNVLLTRASDVAAMNALYAGAFGPPPYPARTTCVVQALPDPKMLIEIEAVASLAK, from the coding sequence ATGCCGATCCAGCATTTCGCGCCCCCGCCGCACGTCAAGTCGCCGCCGCTGTCGTTTGCCACCCGCGTCGGCGATCTCCTGTTCGTCTCGGGCATTCCCGGCTTCGACGCCAATGGCGCGCTGCCCGAGAGTTTCGAGGCGCAGTTCGCCAATGTCGTCGTCAACATCAAGCGCGTGCTGGACGAGGCCGGCGCCACCACACGCGACCTCGCCAAGGTCAACGTGCTGCTGACCCGCGCCTCCGACGTCGCCGCCATGAACGCGCTCTATGCCGGCGCGTTCGGCCCGCCGCCCTACCCGGCGCGCACCACCTGCGTGGTGCAGGCCCTGCCCGATCCGAAGATGCTGATCGAGATCGAGGCGGTGGCCTCGCTGGCGAAGTGA
- a CDS encoding VOC family protein, whose amino-acid sequence MTTITPFLWFDNNVPEAVAFYKSVFPNAEVETVSDFMAVFELEGQRFHALNGGPQYRFNEAVSFFISVETQAEVDYFWSRLTADGGEESRCGWLKDKFGLSWQVIPTKLGRYLGDADRTRANRVMQAMMGMRKIVIADLDKAYAG is encoded by the coding sequence ATGACCACCATCACGCCGTTTCTCTGGTTCGACAACAACGTCCCGGAGGCCGTGGCCTTCTACAAATCGGTGTTTCCCAACGCTGAAGTCGAGACCGTTAGCGATTTCATGGCGGTGTTCGAGCTCGAAGGCCAGCGCTTCCACGCCCTCAATGGCGGGCCGCAATACCGCTTCAACGAGGCGGTGTCGTTCTTCATCAGCGTCGAGACGCAAGCGGAGGTCGACTATTTCTGGAGCCGGTTGACCGCCGACGGCGGCGAGGAGTCGAGATGCGGCTGGCTCAAGGACAAGTTCGGCCTGTCGTGGCAGGTGATCCCGACCAAGCTCGGCCGCTATCTCGGCGATGCGGACCGCACCCGGGCCAATCGCGTCATGCAGGCGATGATGGGGATGCGGAAGATCGTGATCGCCGATCTCGACAAGGCCTATGCAGGGTGA